The following are encoded in a window of Rubellicoccus peritrichatus genomic DNA:
- a CDS encoding response regulator, whose product MNIEPFEPKKAKILVVEDTNMMRVMMLRHLSQAGYENVASVEDGQQALDYLEEHPVDLMLLDIQMPVLNGYETLDRVKNDPRFASTAVIMVTAVDKIESVAKCIEDGADDYMPKLFNPILLPAKIDASLELRHLRKVVASMSEA is encoded by the coding sequence ATGAATATAGAGCCATTCGAACCGAAGAAAGCCAAGATCCTCGTGGTCGAGGATACCAATATGATGCGTGTCATGATGCTGCGTCACCTGAGCCAAGCCGGCTACGAAAATGTCGCCAGTGTGGAAGACGGCCAGCAGGCACTCGATTATCTGGAAGAGCATCCCGTTGATTTGATGCTACTTGATATTCAGATGCCTGTACTGAATGGCTACGAAACGCTGGACCGGGTCAAGAACGATCCTCGCTTTGCCTCAACCGCAGTCATCATGGTGACAGCAGTCGACAAAATCGAAAGTGTCGCCAAGTGTATTGAAGACGGCGCCGATGATTACATGCCCAAGCTCTTTAACCCCATTCTCCTCCCTGCGAAAATTGATGCTTCGCTGGAACTGCGCCATCTTCGAAAAGTCGTCGCATCAATGAGTGAAGCCTAA
- the gcvPB gene encoding aminomethyl-transferring glycine dehydrogenase subunit GcvPB has translation MTLESIFSKSRPDVSGSAIFDTDFPTGDDWRNWFEADDIRDEQVGLPEFSEVDVVRHFTNLSQEAHGVDNGPYPLGSCTMKYNPKRNDKLAILDGFAKVHPHQPVDTMSGIWESLLNFQNDIAEVTGMDAVTLQPAAGAHGEFTGLLVIKKYFEQLGQDRKVILIPDTAHGTNPASAAMCGFHCKIIPTNQRGLMDLESFEEHLNDDVAGLMITNPSTLGLFEENIETIAQKIHENGSLLYYDGANLNAIMGLIRPGDMGFDVIHINTHKTLSTPHGGGGPGAGPCGVKAFLEPYLPVPVIREIDGKATPDFDRPDSVGKVKTFFGHIEVLLRAYCYIRANGPDGLKTATENAVLNANYIKHQLSDLLPALFEQNCMHECLLHGGSLEVKGSDFVKRLIDFGVHPPTLVGAGCVHFAKEFDEAMLIEPTETESKASLDFIIEQFRRVASEAKVAPYMIETAPHNALTAKIIHNEAAWMSVYEDDDQP, from the coding sequence ATGACTCTCGAATCCATTTTTTCAAAATCCCGACCTGACGTTAGCGGTTCAGCGATCTTCGATACCGACTTCCCGACTGGTGATGACTGGCGTAACTGGTTCGAAGCCGATGACATCCGAGACGAACAAGTTGGCCTGCCCGAGTTCTCCGAAGTCGATGTTGTCCGCCACTTCACCAACTTGAGTCAGGAGGCGCATGGGGTTGATAACGGGCCCTATCCATTGGGCTCCTGCACGATGAAATACAATCCCAAGCGGAACGACAAGCTCGCCATCCTCGATGGCTTTGCCAAGGTACATCCGCACCAGCCAGTCGATACAATGTCAGGCATCTGGGAATCCTTGTTGAACTTCCAGAATGATATCGCAGAAGTGACAGGGATGGATGCCGTCACCCTGCAACCCGCTGCTGGAGCGCATGGAGAATTTACCGGCCTGCTCGTCATAAAAAAATACTTTGAACAACTGGGACAGGATCGTAAAGTAATCCTCATTCCTGATACGGCCCACGGCACGAATCCAGCCAGTGCTGCCATGTGTGGCTTTCACTGCAAGATCATCCCCACAAATCAACGTGGTTTGATGGACCTTGAGTCCTTTGAAGAGCATTTGAATGACGATGTCGCCGGGCTCATGATCACCAACCCGTCGACCCTGGGACTCTTCGAAGAGAACATCGAAACGATTGCACAAAAGATTCACGAAAATGGCTCCCTTCTCTACTATGACGGCGCAAATCTAAACGCCATCATGGGACTGATTCGCCCTGGCGATATGGGCTTCGACGTGATTCATATCAACACCCACAAAACACTTTCGACACCTCACGGTGGCGGTGGTCCGGGTGCCGGCCCTTGTGGAGTGAAGGCTTTTCTGGAACCTTATCTTCCGGTTCCGGTGATTCGCGAGATTGATGGCAAAGCGACTCCGGACTTTGATCGCCCGGATAGTGTCGGCAAAGTAAAAACCTTTTTCGGTCACATCGAAGTCCTCCTTCGCGCCTACTGTTATATCCGTGCCAATGGGCCTGATGGTTTGAAAACAGCAACCGAAAACGCCGTCCTGAACGCCAATTACATTAAGCACCAGCTATCCGATTTACTCCCTGCCCTCTTTGAGCAAAATTGCATGCATGAGTGTCTGCTGCATGGTGGCTCGTTGGAGGTAAAAGGTTCAGACTTTGTCAAACGCCTGATCGACTTCGGGGTTCACCCGCCAACTCTGGTCGGCGCCGGCTGTGTTCACTTCGCCAAGGAATTCGATGAAGCGATGTTGATCGAACCAACCGAAACCGAGAGCAAAGCATCTCTGGATTTCATCATCGAACAATTCCGACGTGTCGCCAGCGAAGCCAAGGTCGCTCCATACATGATTGAAACCGCACCCCACAATGCCTTGACCGCAAAAATCATCCACAACGAAGCAGCCTGGATGAGCGTCTACGAAGACGATGACCAACCCTGA
- the gcvPA gene encoding aminomethyl-transferring glycine dehydrogenase subunit GcvPA produces the protein MSSGILTGYNVHTEEDRNQMLASMGKSTISDLFTEVPDHLRLKTPLNLPPAMSEWELERHLRALASKNATTLDHLSFLGGGAYEHYVPATVDAIASRGEFLTAYTPYQPEMAQGILRFLYDFQSVVGKLLGLPAVNCSVYDCATALAESAWMTCRITGNHRLAIAEGLWPEYRKVLEVYLKGRAVELITIPSDPKTGQIDEGALESILSEQKPGAVIHQTPNRSGVVERMSRIGELCKANDSLHVVASYPMLFGLMKNPGDCGVDIAVSEGQSLGLQLNAGGPYLGIIATREEYEMHLPGRIVGQCSDLKGEEALALVKEEREQHVARHEATSHICSNQANLALRALIYLCTVGEHGFQRIAELCTRKAHYLQSKLCELDGVKPVVSGPFFNEFLIELPRPASEVLNALREKQIFGGIPYNQLLEDAPENQLLIAVTETKSKADLDQAIKAFASSL, from the coding sequence ATGTCGTCAGGGATTTTAACTGGATATAACGTTCATACCGAAGAGGATCGCAATCAAATGCTTGCCTCGATGGGCAAGTCTACCATTTCGGACCTTTTTACCGAGGTTCCGGATCACTTGCGCCTGAAGACACCCCTGAATCTTCCCCCTGCCATGAGTGAATGGGAGCTGGAGCGTCATTTACGGGCATTGGCCAGTAAAAATGCCACCACTCTGGACCATCTAAGCTTTCTCGGCGGTGGCGCCTATGAGCATTATGTGCCAGCGACAGTTGACGCAATTGCCAGCCGTGGCGAATTCCTCACCGCTTACACCCCTTATCAGCCTGAAATGGCACAGGGCATCCTCAGGTTTCTCTACGATTTTCAAAGTGTCGTCGGAAAACTCCTTGGCCTGCCCGCCGTAAACTGCTCAGTCTATGACTGCGCAACCGCACTGGCCGAATCCGCCTGGATGACCTGTCGGATAACAGGCAACCACCGCCTCGCCATCGCAGAAGGCCTTTGGCCGGAATACCGAAAAGTCCTCGAAGTTTATTTAAAAGGCCGCGCGGTCGAGCTGATTACAATCCCAAGTGATCCAAAGACAGGCCAAATTGACGAAGGCGCTCTTGAGTCAATCCTCAGCGAACAAAAGCCCGGAGCCGTTATTCATCAGACACCCAACCGTAGCGGCGTGGTTGAACGCATGAGCCGGATTGGCGAACTCTGTAAGGCCAACGACAGCCTGCACGTCGTCGCCAGTTATCCAATGCTATTTGGTTTAATGAAAAATCCTGGTGATTGTGGTGTGGACATCGCGGTCAGCGAAGGTCAGTCACTCGGACTCCAGTTGAATGCAGGTGGACCCTATCTCGGCATCATCGCAACCAGGGAGGAATACGAAATGCATCTGCCCGGGCGAATCGTCGGCCAATGTTCCGACCTTAAAGGTGAAGAAGCCCTGGCCCTGGTCAAGGAAGAGCGCGAACAGCATGTTGCCCGACACGAGGCGACCAGTCACATCTGCTCCAACCAGGCCAATCTTGCCTTGAGAGCCCTCATTTATCTTTGCACGGTTGGAGAACACGGCTTCCAGCGCATTGCAGAGCTCTGCACCCGTAAAGCCCATTATCTGCAAAGTAAACTCTGCGAACTTGATGGCGTGAAGCCGGTGGTTTCCGGTCCATTTTTTAATGAGTTTCTAATCGAACTGCCCAGGCCCGCATCCGAGGTATTGAATGCACTCCGGGAAAAGCAAATATTTGGTGGCATCCCCTACAACCAACTTCTCGAAGATGCCCCCGAAAACCAGTTGCTCATTGCCGTAACAGAAACCAAATCCAAAGCCGACCTCGATCAAGCCATCAAGGCCTTTGCCTCTTCCCTCTAA
- a CDS encoding Na+/H+ antiporter NhaC family protein, whose product MKFLKAPGFWVTVIGLSVAFFVGRTINPTLLVEKIQLDVKINEEGQAYYIKREVPQILQNVIPVSESKLWPLLGERSNTLPTEESEIVEETKTIDGERVTHYYMLNPRSHYNYWSLLPAVIAVALCFITREPVTALAGGIVTGALLMQRYDLTGDVLIPTIGTSTGATILVLYLWFLGGLMGIWSKNGAALAFAEMVTKRFVRGPKTAKLVAWGLGVLFFQGGTMSTVLVGTTVRPVADKEKVSHEELSFIVDATASPIAVLLPFNAWPFYVQSFIYVGGAAFLATEASRITFFYQSIPLSFYAIFAVLFTFLMSIDKMPFISRTFKDAIKRSRETGQLDRPGAEPLLAKELENAKVPEGYKPNVIEFFIPILLIIGIAIGTYIFMGSSKILWGFGAGMLYAFLSTLIRGMSLKNVINGFTDGLKGVVYGSVILLLAITIGGISKAAGGGLYLVDLLGGSLPYWILPVALQILTMFIAFSTGTSFGTFAVTFPLAMPLAWALAGSAGIENAYLYMLVCFAAVINGSVYGDQCSPISDTTVLSSMATGCDLMDHVRTQIVPCSLAALLAATGWTIIVLVAV is encoded by the coding sequence GTGAAGTTTCTTAAAGCGCCAGGATTCTGGGTGACGGTGATCGGCCTTTCGGTGGCCTTTTTCGTTGGCCGGACGATCAACCCAACTCTTCTCGTCGAAAAGATCCAACTCGATGTTAAAATCAACGAGGAAGGACAAGCCTACTACATCAAGCGGGAAGTCCCGCAAATCCTGCAAAACGTCATTCCTGTTTCAGAATCAAAGCTCTGGCCCCTGCTGGGCGAAAGAAGTAATACGCTCCCGACGGAAGAGTCCGAAATCGTTGAAGAGACAAAGACGATCGACGGCGAAAGGGTCACGCATTACTACATGCTGAATCCACGCAGTCACTACAACTACTGGTCGTTATTGCCTGCAGTCATCGCAGTTGCCCTCTGCTTTATAACCCGTGAACCGGTTACCGCCCTGGCGGGCGGGATTGTGACCGGAGCCTTGCTGATGCAACGGTATGATCTCACTGGAGATGTGCTCATTCCGACCATTGGCACCTCGACCGGAGCAACCATCCTCGTGCTTTACCTCTGGTTCCTCGGTGGCCTGATGGGAATATGGTCCAAAAACGGCGCCGCCCTCGCCTTTGCCGAAATGGTGACCAAGCGCTTTGTTCGTGGACCCAAAACGGCCAAATTGGTAGCCTGGGGACTGGGCGTCCTTTTCTTCCAGGGTGGCACGATGAGTACCGTTCTGGTTGGCACCACCGTTCGCCCGGTCGCAGACAAGGAAAAAGTCAGCCACGAAGAGCTCTCATTTATCGTCGATGCGACAGCCTCGCCAATCGCGGTGTTGCTTCCTTTCAACGCCTGGCCGTTCTACGTTCAGAGTTTTATTTATGTCGGTGGCGCAGCTTTCCTGGCAACGGAGGCCAGCCGAATTACTTTCTTTTACCAATCCATTCCCTTGTCATTTTACGCGATCTTCGCGGTGCTCTTCACCTTCCTGATGAGTATTGATAAAATGCCTTTCATCAGCCGCACTTTTAAGGACGCGATCAAGCGATCACGCGAAACCGGCCAGCTGGATCGTCCGGGGGCGGAGCCTTTACTGGCCAAAGAACTGGAAAACGCCAAAGTGCCTGAAGGCTACAAGCCAAATGTGATTGAGTTCTTCATTCCAATCCTGCTCATCATCGGAATCGCGATCGGGACCTATATTTTCATGGGCAGTTCCAAGATCCTCTGGGGCTTCGGAGCTGGTATGCTCTACGCGTTCCTCTCGACACTGATTCGTGGCATGAGCCTGAAAAACGTCATTAACGGCTTCACCGACGGATTGAAGGGTGTGGTCTACGGTTCGGTCATTCTGCTGCTTGCCATCACAATTGGAGGCATCAGCAAGGCAGCCGGCGGAGGCCTTTATCTGGTTGATCTGCTCGGCGGCAGCCTTCCCTATTGGATTCTCCCGGTCGCATTACAGATCCTGACCATGTTCATTGCCTTCTCAACCGGAACGAGTTTCGGCACCTTCGCGGTGACTTTCCCACTGGCCATGCCACTGGCCTGGGCTCTGGCTGGCAGTGCTGGTATCGAAAACGCCTATCTGTATATGCTCGTCTGCTTTGCTGCGGTGATCAACGGAAGTGTTTATGGCGACCAGTGCTCACCGATCTCCGACACCACGGTCCTCAGTTCCATGGCCACGGGATGTGACCTGATGGATCACGTTCGAACGCAAATCGTGCCTTGTTCTTTGGCGGCATTGCTGGCTGCAACAGGATGGACCATCATTGTGCTGGTGGCTGTCTAA